In Choristoneura fumiferana chromosome 21, NRCan_CFum_1, whole genome shotgun sequence, a single genomic region encodes these proteins:
- the LOC141439970 gene encoding uncharacterized protein: MSGNFLTIPGDDQIQRRSRSSSLTDLISAFDTKANSHTALQKVTAFSGQFDKNIKPTFSKEEYGKPIPGSMTEFRGAEAQARVCSEMKELCSIIHDYGKSPCKSLLPPELQDATKVISFGELFSCSLSGRLFTDSRIALQSSITMYSLTPSKNGGGSCYFKREEKLQMGDMVFMPKLILCDTRGNGLANEQSVDKIFTILFIT, encoded by the exons AGTTCCTCATTGACAGACCTGATTTCAGCATTTGACACAAAAGCAAATTCGCACACAGCCCTACAAAAAGTCACGGCTTTCAGTGGACAATTTGACAAGAACATAAAACCCACATTCTCAAAGGAGGAGTATGGAAA GCCAATTCCTGGGTCCATGACGGAGTTCAGAGGAGCGGAGGCCCAAGCCAGGGTGTGTTCAGAGATGAAGGAGCTGTGCAGCATAATACACGACTACGGGAAGAGTCCATGCAAAAGCCTGTTGCCCCCGGAACTGCAGGACGCCACAAAAGTTATCTCATTTGGAGAATTATTCTCG TGTTCTCTCTCTGGAAGACTGTTCACTGATTCACGCATTGCTTTGCAAAGTTCCATAACGATGTACTCTTTAACCCCTTCAAAAAATGGAGGAGGTTCTTGCTATTTCAAGAGAGAAGAGAAGCTACAAATGGGCGACATGGTTTTCATGCCGAAGTTGATTTTGTGTGACACCCGTGGAAATGGACTAGCGAATGAACAAAGTGTTGACAAAATATTCACCATACTGTTCATTACGTAA